A portion of the Sphingobacterium spiritivorum genome contains these proteins:
- a CDS encoding phosphoribosylaminoimidazolesuccinocarboxamide synthase, with product MNAIRETNFNFENQTAFYRGKVRDVYTIADQYLAMVATDRISAFDVVLPRAIPYKGQVLNQIAAKFLKATEDILPNWVVEVPDPSVTIGKMCEPFKVEMVIRGYLSGHAWREYSAGRREVCGEKLVEGLKENDKLPEPIITPTTKAAVGHDEDISRADILKKGIVSEEDYIQLEKYTKALFQRGTEIAKERGLILVDTKYEFGKRDGVIYLIDEIHTPDSSRYFYADGYEERQANGEAQKQLSKEFVRKWLIENGFQGKDGQQVPEMTDEIVNSISERYIELYEHITGEQFKYPKEGEVLGRVEHNISAALKTLH from the coding sequence ATGAACGCAATAAGAGAAACAAATTTTAATTTCGAAAACCAAACCGCTTTTTACAGAGGAAAGGTACGTGATGTCTATACTATTGCAGATCAGTATCTGGCAATGGTTGCGACAGATCGTATATCTGCATTTGATGTTGTGCTGCCCCGTGCTATACCTTATAAAGGTCAGGTACTGAATCAGATAGCGGCTAAGTTTTTAAAAGCTACGGAAGATATTCTGCCAAACTGGGTAGTAGAAGTGCCGGATCCGAGTGTGACTATTGGTAAGATGTGTGAGCCATTCAAGGTAGAGATGGTTATCCGGGGATATCTTTCCGGACATGCGTGGCGTGAATATAGTGCGGGTAGAAGAGAAGTCTGCGGAGAGAAACTTGTAGAAGGTCTTAAAGAGAATGATAAACTTCCTGAGCCTATCATAACGCCGACCACAAAAGCTGCAGTAGGCCATGACGAAGATATTTCACGAGCTGATATTCTGAAAAAAGGAATTGTGAGTGAGGAAGATTATATCCAACTGGAAAAATACACGAAAGCCTTATTCCAACGGGGTACGGAGATTGCAAAAGAAAGAGGTTTGATTCTGGTGGATACCAAGTATGAGTTTGGTAAGCGTGACGGAGTCATTTATCTTATAGACGAGATCCATACACCGGATTCTTCCAGATACTTTTATGCAGATGGATATGAAGAACGTCAGGCAAACGGCGAAGCTCAAAAGCAATTGTCCAAAGAGTTTGTGCGGAAATGGTTAATAGAAAATGGTTTTCAGGGAAAAGACGGACAGCAGGTGCCGGAAATGACAGATGAAATCGTAAACTCTATTTCCGAGCGATATATTGAACTGTATGAGCATATTACCGGAGAACAATTCAAATATCCTAAAGAGGGTGAAGTCCTCGGTAGAGTAGAACATAATATTTCTGCTGCATTAAAGACACTGCATTAA
- a CDS encoding S-adenosyl-l-methionine hydroxide adenosyltransferase family protein, producing the protein MGVITLTTDLGYQDFYQAALKGSIISQLPDVRIVDITHEIPSFNVQHAAFVLKNAYHYFPKKTVHLIGIDTVFQEDSRYIAMKYNGHFFVGADNGIFSIILGENQAEEVVELDIMQDLRYLHFPLADILTKATCHIAKGGKMSEIGIPIDKPIEKATFQPIFDQNSIKGHVSYIDSFGNVISNISKDLFNKIQAGRGFTLYFKRNETIDKMSWHYNEVSEGEKLCLFGISNFLEIAINKGNASQLLGLSQDEAIRVEFHKP; encoded by the coding sequence ATGGGTGTTATTACTTTAACAACGGACTTAGGATATCAAGATTTTTACCAAGCTGCTTTGAAGGGGAGTATAATCTCTCAGCTTCCTGATGTTCGTATTGTAGATATTACTCACGAAATCCCCTCTTTCAATGTACAGCATGCCGCTTTCGTTTTAAAGAATGCATACCACTATTTCCCTAAGAAAACGGTACATCTCATCGGGATTGACACCGTATTTCAGGAAGATTCCCGATATATTGCTATGAAATACAACGGACACTTCTTTGTCGGAGCGGACAATGGTATCTTCAGTATTATATTAGGCGAAAATCAGGCTGAAGAAGTTGTGGAACTGGACATTATGCAGGACCTGAGATATCTGCACTTCCCACTGGCGGATATCCTTACCAAAGCGACCTGCCATATTGCCAAAGGAGGAAAGATGAGCGAAATTGGTATCCCTATAGATAAACCCATAGAAAAAGCTACTTTTCAACCAATCTTCGATCAGAATTCGATCAAAGGACATGTCTCTTATATTGACTCTTTCGGAAATGTGATCAGCAATATCAGCAAAGATTTGTTCAATAAAATACAAGCTGGCCGCGGATTTACGTTATACTTTAAACGTAATGAGACAATCGACAAAATGAGCTGGCACTATAATGAAGTTTCTGAGGGCGAGAAGCTATGTCTCTTCGGGATCAGCAACTTTTTGGAAATAGCGATCAACAAAGGAAATGCAAGTCAGCTCCTTGGATTATCTCAGGATGAGGCCATCCGGGTTGAGTTCCACAAGCCGTAA
- a CDS encoding PhoH family protein: MNELLITLEEVNLVTLWGTQNENFEYIKKQFPKIRMVARGNELKVLGEEQEQQHFKGAFDQILSHIERFHSLSILDLEEIIGVKHPVAEKKADGSEKKQEGAPAFSGEPIVYGPNGIIVRARTLNQRRMVDSISKNDILFAIGPAGTGKTYTAVALAVRALRNKEIKRIILTRPAVEAGENLGFLPGDLKEKVDPYLRPLYDALDDMIPAEKLKGYLENRTIEVAPLAFMRGRTLDNCFVILDEAQNATDMQLKMFLTRMGPTAKFIVTGDMTQIDLPKKNQSGLSTAVKLLEGIEGIDMIYLSGGDVVRHKLVKRILEAYGDI; encoded by the coding sequence TTGAACGAACTACTGATAACACTTGAGGAAGTCAATTTGGTCACTCTGTGGGGGACTCAAAATGAGAATTTTGAATACATTAAGAAGCAATTTCCGAAGATCAGAATGGTAGCCAGAGGAAATGAACTGAAAGTATTGGGAGAAGAACAGGAACAGCAACATTTTAAGGGAGCCTTTGATCAGATCTTATCTCATATCGAACGGTTTCATAGTCTGTCTATATTGGATCTGGAAGAAATAATAGGAGTAAAGCATCCTGTAGCGGAGAAAAAGGCTGATGGTTCGGAAAAGAAACAAGAAGGTGCGCCGGCTTTTAGCGGAGAGCCGATTGTGTATGGTCCTAATGGAATAATTGTGCGGGCACGTACGCTTAATCAGCGTAGGATGGTTGACAGTATTTCCAAGAATGATATTTTATTTGCAATAGGTCCGGCCGGAACAGGGAAGACATATACTGCTGTTGCTCTTGCTGTTCGTGCCTTGCGCAATAAAGAAATCAAACGTATTATCCTGACCCGGCCTGCAGTAGAAGCAGGGGAGAATCTGGGTTTTCTTCCGGGCGATCTGAAGGAGAAAGTAGATCCTTATCTGAGACCTTTATATGATGCGCTGGATGATATGATTCCTGCAGAAAAGCTGAAGGGATATCTGGAAAACAGAACTATTGAAGTGGCTCCTCTGGCTTTTATGCGCGGACGTACACTGGATAATTGTTTTGTGATTCTGGATGAAGCACAGAATGCAACGGATATGCAGCTGAAGATGTTTCTGACACGGATGGGGCCTACGGCCAAATTTATTGTAACCGGTGATATGACACAGATTGACCTTCCGAAGAAAAATCAATCCGGATTATCTACAGCAGTGAAATTGCTGGAAGGAATAGAAGGTATAGATATGATTTATCTGAGTGGCGGAGATGTGGTGAGACATAAACTGGTAAAACGTATATTAGAGGCATACGGAGATATTTAG
- a CDS encoding ABC transporter ATP-binding protein, whose translation MARARLNSGNTQSEDLPKPKLNKELLHKASKIFSYIKPYRVKFGFGMAFLIISSLTMLTFPALLGAMIDAAQGKQTYPWLHNNIAYIGGISFSILFIQSIISFFRIRLFVEIAEKALANIRRDTYNKLITLPIEFFANRRVGELNSRLSSDLAQIQDTMTTTLAETLRQVISLAFGVVLLIAVSPKLALMNLCILPILVVTALIFGRFIRNFSRQAQDQLADSNSIVQETLLGISNVKAFVNEYYETKRYSGKLDAVICLAVKGATYRGMFASFIIFCIFGAVIAVIWYGASLVSAGEISVGDLTTYILYSMFVAGSMGSFPELYANIQRSLGASERVIEILNEKQEDIALSEDNKTIKKQIEGHLTFRNVAFTYPGRRDNQILKNISFDASSGEKIAIVGPSGTGKSTIASLILQFYSPDSGQILYDGVPSKDYLLTDIRNQVAIVPQDVLLFGGTIRENIGYGKLDADAEEIIKAARRANAHNFIMEFPEGYDTLVGERGVKLSGGQRQRIAIARALLKDPAILILDEATSALDSESERLVQLALEELMKNRTSIIIAHRLSTVIHADKIIVVEDGIVSDMGNHVELMSKGSGLYHHLYSLQSSQKEQL comes from the coding sequence ATGGCGAGAGCGAGATTGAACAGCGGTAATACGCAATCTGAAGATTTACCCAAGCCCAAACTAAACAAAGAGTTACTTCACAAGGCAAGCAAAATCTTTTCGTATATCAAACCGTACCGTGTAAAATTCGGTTTCGGTATGGCTTTTTTAATTATTTCAAGTTTGACAATGCTTACATTTCCGGCGTTGTTAGGTGCGATGATTGATGCTGCTCAAGGCAAACAAACCTACCCATGGCTTCATAATAATATAGCCTACATCGGAGGCATCAGCTTCTCGATTCTATTTATTCAATCTATCATTTCTTTTTTCAGAATACGATTATTTGTCGAAATAGCAGAAAAAGCATTAGCCAATATCCGTCGTGATACCTATAATAAATTAATAACCCTTCCTATTGAGTTTTTTGCAAACCGCAGAGTAGGTGAATTAAACAGCCGTCTTTCCTCTGATCTGGCACAAATACAGGACACCATGACAACGACACTGGCCGAGACCCTGCGCCAGGTTATCAGTCTGGCTTTTGGGGTAGTACTTCTGATTGCAGTGTCACCTAAGTTAGCATTAATGAACCTATGCATCCTGCCGATTCTGGTGGTCACAGCACTTATATTCGGACGTTTTATCCGTAATTTTTCGCGTCAGGCGCAGGATCAGCTTGCAGATTCCAACAGTATAGTGCAGGAAACATTATTAGGAATCAGCAATGTAAAGGCTTTTGTCAATGAATATTATGAGACAAAAAGATATTCCGGCAAATTGGATGCGGTAATCTGCCTGGCTGTAAAAGGCGCTACTTACCGGGGCATGTTTGCTTCTTTCATTATTTTCTGCATTTTCGGAGCAGTGATTGCAGTCATATGGTACGGTGCCTCATTAGTCTCTGCAGGAGAAATTTCAGTAGGAGATCTGACTACATATATTCTTTATTCTATGTTTGTGGCGGGTTCAATGGGAAGTTTCCCGGAGTTGTATGCCAATATACAGCGGTCATTGGGTGCCAGCGAACGCGTTATCGAAATCTTAAACGAGAAACAGGAAGATATAGCACTAAGCGAGGACAACAAAACAATCAAAAAACAAATTGAAGGTCATCTCACATTCAGGAATGTAGCATTTACTTATCCGGGAAGGAGAGACAATCAGATCCTTAAGAATATTTCTTTCGATGCCAGTTCCGGCGAGAAGATTGCCATCGTCGGGCCAAGCGGAACAGGTAAATCTACAATCGCTTCCCTTATCCTTCAGTTTTACAGTCCCGACAGTGGACAGATCCTCTATGATGGAGTCCCTTCTAAAGACTATTTACTGACAGACATCCGTAATCAGGTCGCTATAGTACCGCAGGATGTGCTTCTATTTGGAGGAACAATTCGCGAAAATATCGGCTACGGTAAGCTGGATGCTGATGCTGAAGAGATTATCAAAGCAGCAAGAAGAGCAAATGCACATAATTTTATAATGGAATTTCCGGAAGGATACGACACCCTTGTCGGAGAACGGGGAGTAAAGCTTTCCGGAGGACAGCGTCAGCGTATAGCGATAGCCCGGGCATTATTAAAAGATCCTGCCATACTCATATTGGACGAAGCAACTTCAGCGTTAGATTCCGAATCCGAAAGATTGGTACAGCTGGCCCTGGAAGAGCTCATGAAAAACAGAACATCCATCATTATTGCCCACCGCCTTTCAACAGTAATCCATGCCGATAAGATCATTGTTGTCGAAGATGGAATAGTATCTGACATGGGTAACCATGTGGAACTTATGAGCAAAGGTTCAGGACTTTACCATCATCTATATTCCTTACAGTCATCCCAAAAAGAGCAACTGTAA
- a CDS encoding heme exporter protein CcmB → MNLFQQVKTLVYKDVLLEWRSKYAINGILLYVVSTVFVCYQAFTAVDSIVWNALFWIIMLFASINAISRSFVQESTNRQLYYYSIVDAKAIILSKIIYNTLIMMLLSAIAFSVYAIIFRNPLADPLFYFISVILGSISFASVFTMVSGISSKAGNNSTLMAILSFPVIIPLLLVLIRLSKNAMDGLERSQSLDHIVVLLAINVITVTISLLLFPYLWRD, encoded by the coding sequence ATGAATTTGTTTCAACAAGTTAAGACTTTAGTATATAAAGATGTACTGTTAGAATGGCGATCTAAATACGCTATCAATGGCATCTTACTCTACGTGGTATCTACGGTTTTTGTCTGTTATCAGGCATTTACAGCCGTAGATTCCATTGTTTGGAATGCCCTCTTCTGGATCATTATGCTTTTTGCATCTATCAATGCCATCAGCAGAAGTTTTGTACAGGAGAGCACAAACCGTCAACTTTATTATTACTCCATAGTTGACGCCAAAGCAATCATTCTTTCCAAGATTATTTACAACACACTGATCATGATGCTGTTATCTGCAATAGCGTTCAGTGTATATGCTATAATCTTCCGGAATCCCCTTGCAGATCCCCTGTTCTATTTCATTTCCGTGATACTGGGAAGTATCAGCTTTGCATCAGTATTTACCATGGTATCAGGTATCAGTTCCAAGGCTGGGAATAACAGTACACTAATGGCTATCCTTAGTTTTCCTGTTATCATTCCGCTGTTACTGGTTCTCATCCGTTTGTCAAAAAATGCAATGGATGGACTGGAAAGAAGTCAGAGTCTGGATCATATTGTTGTATTACTTGCGATTAATGTGATAACTGTTACGATTTCTTTATTGTTATTTCCTTACCTTTGGAGAGATTAA
- a CDS encoding STAS domain-containing protein, whose product MKYTIDKHDRYIVIEPLSDVLNAEKAAKLKAELLLRNTTGQRNIVLDLSNVREVDEEGVRIGILANRLCHTIGGLFILANVDSAVLEVLEMSHLHQTLTIVDSVKIAEDMIFAHELEMDYRGEKD is encoded by the coding sequence ATGAAATATACAATTGATAAGCATGACCGATATATTGTAATCGAACCGTTATCGGACGTGTTGAACGCTGAAAAAGCAGCAAAGTTGAAAGCTGAACTTTTATTGCGCAATACAACCGGACAACGCAATATAGTGTTGGATCTGTCGAATGTACGTGAAGTAGATGAGGAAGGTGTTCGTATTGGCATTCTGGCCAACAGACTTTGTCATACGATAGGGGGGCTGTTTATTCTGGCCAATGTAGACTCTGCAGTGCTGGAAGTATTGGAAATGTCTCATTTGCACCAAACCCTGACTATAGTAGATTCCGTAAAGATAGCCGAGGATATGATCTTTGCGCATGAATTAGAAATGGATTACAGAGGGGAGAAAGATTAG
- the ccsA gene encoding cytochrome c biogenesis protein CcsA, whose translation MRKNWWKILAVVLVAASIVAGLIGPVPTLPILHESIRNVYFHVPMWFAMLTLYLISVIYSVKYLNSGNMKYDLIAVEAVNTGIIFCFLGLGTGMLWANITWGDPWPKDPKLNSSAIATLMYLAYLVLRNALDEEQKRAKISAIYNIFAFPVMIVLLYVLPRLTDSLHPGNGGNSTFSDIDMDNNLRPVLYAAGLGWSLIGVWIGSLRYRARLIEREQFNNEIN comes from the coding sequence ATGAGAAAAAATTGGTGGAAAATCCTTGCCGTAGTTTTAGTAGCAGCATCCATCGTTGCAGGATTAATTGGCCCCGTCCCTACTCTCCCAATACTCCATGAAAGTATCCGAAATGTTTATTTCCACGTACCGATGTGGTTTGCGATGCTCACCCTCTATCTTATCTCCGTCATTTATAGTGTCAAATATCTGAATTCAGGAAACATGAAATATGACCTGATTGCTGTAGAAGCAGTAAATACAGGGATTATTTTTTGCTTTCTCGGATTAGGAACCGGTATGCTGTGGGCTAATATTACATGGGGCGATCCCTGGCCAAAAGATCCGAAATTAAATAGTTCGGCTATAGCCACACTGATGTATCTGGCCTATTTAGTACTGCGAAATGCACTTGACGAAGAGCAGAAGAGAGCCAAAATATCGGCTATCTACAACATCTTTGCCTTTCCGGTCATGATCGTCCTGCTATATGTGTTACCGAGACTCACGGATTCTCTGCATCCAGGGAATGGGGGTAATTCCACATTTAGTGACATAGATATGGACAACAATCTGAGACCTGTATTGTACGCTGCCGGTTTAGGCTGGAGTCTTATCGGAGTATGGATAGGTTCACTCCGTTACAGAGCCAGATTAATCGAGCGCGAACAATTTAACAACGAAATTAATTAA
- the hisC gene encoding histidinol-phosphate transaminase, translating to MDNPFNLTDLLRDNIKNLVPYSSARDEFKGEASILIDANENAFGSPLNHNYNRYPDPLQHQVKDKLSHIKGVPAANMFLGNGSDEAIDILFRAFCRPGVDNVILVPPTYGMYEVSANINDVAFKKVNLTKEYQLDLDGIQEAVDAYTKLIFICSPNNPTGNSINRKDIELILNNFHGIVVVDEAYINFSQTRSFTQELAEYPNLVVLQTLSKAWGLAALRLGMAFASKEIIEVFNKIKPPYNINQATQDIVLEALNQVDQVNAWIKETVSERELLVKELVKIGYVQYITPSDANFILVRMDDPRGLYTYLVQHGIIVRDRSKVELCEGCLRITVGTPDENKILLEKMTAFAG from the coding sequence ATGGATAATCCATTCAACTTAACCGACTTACTACGGGATAATATCAAAAATCTCGTACCTTATTCTTCTGCCAGAGATGAATTTAAAGGAGAAGCATCTATCCTGATTGATGCCAATGAAAATGCCTTTGGATCACCTCTGAATCATAATTACAACCGTTATCCCGATCCGTTGCAGCATCAGGTGAAAGATAAACTTTCGCATATAAAAGGCGTTCCTGCAGCAAATATGTTTTTAGGAAACGGGAGCGATGAAGCTATCGATATTTTATTCCGCGCATTCTGCCGTCCGGGTGTAGATAATGTCATTCTTGTTCCGCCCACTTACGGAATGTATGAAGTATCTGCCAATATTAATGATGTGGCTTTCAAAAAAGTCAATCTGACTAAAGAGTATCAGCTAGATCTGGATGGTATACAGGAGGCTGTAGATGCATATACCAAGCTTATTTTTATCTGTTCACCAAACAATCCGACAGGAAATTCTATTAACCGTAAGGATATCGAGTTGATTTTGAATAACTTTCACGGGATTGTAGTAGTAGATGAGGCATATATCAATTTTTCGCAGACCCGATCATTTACGCAGGAGCTTGCAGAATATCCTAATCTTGTTGTCCTGCAGACGCTTTCCAAAGCCTGGGGGCTGGCTGCATTACGTCTTGGAATGGCTTTTGCCAGTAAAGAGATTATTGAGGTATTCAATAAAATAAAACCGCCGTATAATATTAATCAGGCGACACAAGATATTGTTCTGGAAGCTCTGAATCAGGTTGATCAGGTAAATGCCTGGATTAAAGAGACTGTCTCAGAACGTGAGTTGTTGGTAAAAGAACTTGTTAAGATCGGATATGTACAATATATCACTCCGTCTGATGCTAATTTTATCTTAGTCAGAATGGATGATCCGAGAGGTTTATATACTTATTTAGTACAGCACGGTATCATTGTGCGCGACCGTTCCAAAGTAGAACTATGTGAAGGTTGCTTACGTATTACTGTAGGTACTCCTGATGAAAATAAAATACTATTAGAAAAAATGACTGCTTTTGCAGGCTAA
- a CDS encoding CcmD family protein: protein MKQTILSIFFILCTSLYASAQGEIEMATGLRSSGKIWVVVLVLLLIFLGVAAYLFTLDKRISKLEKNNKK, encoded by the coding sequence ATGAAACAAACTATTCTATCTATATTCTTCATTTTGTGTACGTCATTGTATGCTTCGGCACAAGGTGAAATCGAAATGGCAACGGGACTGAGAAGCTCAGGAAAAATCTGGGTTGTAGTTCTGGTTTTACTTCTTATTTTTCTGGGTGTAGCAGCATACCTCTTTACACTGGACAAAAGAATCAGCAAATTAGAGAAAAATAACAAAAAGTAA
- a CDS encoding DUF6427 family protein: MIINQFRKFTPVNIVLLAVIGLGLCLGVFLHLPDELTPMLFEPALNNLLGLQFGLTLAPQSNVLTTLALTLIQAFLLNRLMNNFNFLGKPSFLTALMYMTLASLFIPFLVLSPTLICNFISIWMLSKLLNIYHHQDIKGIMFDLGMIVGIGSLVYFPFIVMFILLWISLIIFRPFNWREWIATLLGLCTIYFIIGVIYYWLGRIDQFFGIFKPFTNSFPKSLHMDFHDYLVLVPILFALILFLLILKDQFFKSIVHVRKSFQLLFFMLLLAIGSFYLNPVISESHFLLCAPPITIYLAYYFTYAKNKWIYESLYAIIIMAIIYFQFM; encoded by the coding sequence ATGATCATCAATCAGTTCAGAAAATTTACACCTGTTAATATCGTATTACTCGCAGTAATTGGACTCGGGTTATGTCTTGGTGTATTTCTGCATCTTCCGGATGAACTCACCCCCATGCTGTTTGAGCCTGCGCTTAATAACCTCTTAGGCTTACAATTCGGACTGACACTGGCACCACAATCAAATGTGCTGACAACTCTTGCCCTTACGCTGATACAGGCATTTTTACTCAACAGGCTCATGAACAATTTTAATTTTCTGGGCAAACCGAGTTTTTTGACAGCATTGATGTACATGACACTGGCCAGTCTCTTCATTCCTTTTTTAGTCCTTTCACCCACACTTATCTGTAACTTTATTTCCATCTGGATGCTCAGCAAATTGCTGAATATCTATCACCATCAGGATATCAAAGGGATCATGTTTGACCTGGGTATGATTGTCGGAATAGGCAGTCTGGTCTATTTTCCGTTTATTGTCATGTTTATTCTCTTGTGGATAAGTCTGATTATTTTCAGACCCTTCAACTGGAGAGAATGGATTGCAACATTACTCGGATTATGTACCATATATTTTATTATCGGGGTTATTTATTATTGGCTAGGCCGTATAGATCAGTTTTTTGGAATATTCAAACCATTTACGAATTCATTTCCAAAGTCCTTACATATGGACTTCCATGATTACCTTGTATTGGTACCTATACTTTTTGCTCTGATACTCTTTTTACTCATATTGAAAGATCAGTTCTTTAAGAGTATAGTCCATGTCAGGAAATCCTTCCAGTTACTGTTTTTCATGTTACTTTTGGCGATCGGTTCCTTTTATCTTAATCCGGTCATTTCTGAAAGTCACTTTTTACTTTGCGCACCACCGATTACCATTTATTTGGCTTACTATTTTACTTACGCCAAAAATAAATGGATATATGAATCTCTTTATGCTATAATTATTATGGCAATTATCTACTTTCAGTTTATGTAA
- a CDS encoding YtxH domain-containing protein, whose translation MKNKNGILAFALLGLAAGTAAYYLLATEDGKKQMDRANDGIKSLTKSLKDLSKKEAKRASKFAQSAKDEIMELKGKAKDLGKDLAEKASSAAHNMANKVDEGASKAKSSIDNA comes from the coding sequence ATGAAAAATAAAAACGGAATTTTGGCATTTGCATTATTAGGATTAGCAGCAGGTACAGCAGCTTACTATCTATTAGCAACAGAGGATGGAAAAAAACAGATGGATCGTGCGAATGACGGTATCAAAAGTCTGACAAAATCCCTAAAAGATCTTTCTAAAAAAGAAGCTAAACGCGCTTCTAAATTTGCACAATCTGCAAAAGATGAAATCATGGAACTGAAAGGTAAAGCTAAAGATTTAGGTAAAGATCTGGCAGAAAAAGCAAGCAGTGCAGCACACAACATGGCGAATAAAGTAGATGAAGGAGCTTCAAAAGCAAAATCCAGCATCGACAACGCATAA
- a CDS encoding ribonuclease Z yields MKFEVLILGNSSATPMYERHPSSQLLNFNEQFFLIDCGEGTQMQLFRYGIRSNRIGHIFISHLHGDHYLGLVGLLSSMHLVGRKSDLHLYGPAPLKEILDVQFRHSDTQLRYNLIFHPTNPDKEEVILETAAFKVSTFPLTHRIPCTGFRFDEGKRSPSIIGELVEQLNIPKQYIGGIKRGLDYTAPDGKVYKATDLTIPAPPSRSYAYCSDTVRVPDYLAAISNVDLLYHESTFLHEMVERAKETLHTTAQEAAEIAKEVGAHKLLLGHYSARYRELQPLLEEAQHIFKNTQLSVEGKWFSV; encoded by the coding sequence ATGAAGTTTGAGGTTTTGATTTTGGGCAATAGCTCCGCTACGCCGATGTACGAACGTCATCCTTCGAGTCAACTCCTCAATTTTAATGAACAGTTTTTTCTGATCGATTGTGGAGAAGGCACACAGATGCAACTATTCCGCTACGGTATCCGTAGTAATCGCATAGGCCATATATTTATCAGTCACCTGCATGGTGATCATTATCTGGGACTTGTAGGTCTATTGTCTTCTATGCATTTAGTGGGCCGCAAGTCGGACCTGCATTTATATGGCCCGGCACCTTTGAAAGAGATCCTGGATGTGCAGTTCAGACATTCTGATACACAATTAAGGTACAATCTGATCTTTCATCCCACGAATCCGGATAAAGAAGAAGTTATTCTCGAAACTGCTGCCTTCAAAGTAAGTACATTTCCACTTACACACCGCATTCCCTGCACAGGATTCCGGTTTGATGAGGGCAAACGTTCACCATCTATAATAGGGGAGCTGGTAGAGCAGTTGAATATTCCTAAACAATACATAGGTGGAATAAAAAGAGGGCTTGATTACACTGCCCCTGATGGAAAAGTATATAAAGCTACTGATCTGACTATACCAGCACCTCCCTCAAGAAGCTATGCTTATTGTTCGGATACTGTACGTGTACCTGACTATCTGGCTGCGATCAGCAATGTAGATCTGTTGTATCACGAATCCACTTTTTTGCATGAAATGGTCGAAAGGGCCAAAGAAACACTGCATACAACTGCTCAGGAGGCAGCTGAAATAGCGAAGGAAGTTGGCGCACATAAATTACTTCTGGGGCATTACTCTGCAAGATATCGTGAATTACAGCCACTATTAGAGGAAGCACAACACATTTTTAAGAATACTCAGCTTTCTGTTGAAGGTAAATGGTTTTCTGTGTAG